Proteins encoded in a region of the Magallana gigas chromosome 8, xbMagGiga1.1, whole genome shotgun sequence genome:
- the LOC105330680 gene encoding oocyte zinc finger protein XlCOF6, with product MSKNREGELDSKIKSLIKATENQQTCPKETTENIQVHVGKKNKKSPKESIENIQTHVDNEIRKSRRKNPPRRIVVKEVDNHCDMCGEDFSNSNTYLLHLKKCGDNCSLTVSESTSRRRTREDSLSEDGEGTATPVRKCGGKVSCDHCYEKVWHSELKEHIQEVHGISDMYTCCHCSAVFDSRRLYSSHMRYEHDDKKAFKCSFCNNAYELYESLKRHNRIHNKELALTCDECGKSFAEKITLKRHKTIHTGEKPFCCKVCGMAFRDPSTMRKHVKRHSSERPFSCETCGKMFASTYDMRKHARIHLNDEERPYKCEVCGKAFYLIAAMKTHMRTHTGERIFKCDVCGRAFCDSRNLWAHKKIHTDERDHRCDECGVAFRWSCNLVRHMKTVHDGMKEFICSQCGKGFGQKGALTVHLRIHSGERPFSCEECGKSFTDKSSLYHHLETHQKVKPFPCEVCGRRFGRGYVLKRHMNRHVRKMVSRVMNSNENHTEILIQDSEPDLNLLAGAEEMSDVNDDEENDEYDEYVGDEEDQAQNNLSSAENSLNESESSVEAMTS from the exons ATGTCAAAGAACAGAGAGGGAGAGCTAGACAGTAAAATTAAAAGCCTCATCAAAGCGACCGAAAACCAGCAAACCTGTCCTAAAGAAACAACAGAAAACATTCAAGTTCATGTgggaaaaaagaataaaaaatctcCAAAAGAATCAATTGAAAACATTCAAACTCATGTGGATAATGAGATTAGAAAATCCCGGCGGAAGAATCCGCCCAGACGGATAGTGGTTAAGGAGGTGGATAACCACTGTGATATGTGTGGAGAAGACTTCAGTAACAGCAACACTTATCTCCTCCACCTAAAGAAATGTGGTGATAACTGCTCGCTTACTGTTAGTGAGTCAACCAGCAGAAGGCGAACCAGGGAAGACTCGTTGAGCGAAGATGGCGAAGGGACAGCAACTCCAGTCAGAAAATGCGGGGGAAAGGTGTCATGTGACCACTGTTATGAAAAAGTCTGGCATAGCGAGCTGAAGGAACACATACAGGAAGTTCACGGAATCTCCGACATGTACACCTGTTGCCACTGTTCTGCGGTGTTTGACTCACGGCGGTTGTATTCCTCTCACATGCGATATGAGCACGATGACAAAAAGGCCTTTAAATGCTCATTCTGTAACAATGCGTACGAGCTGTACGAATCACTGAAGAGACACAACCGCATCCACAACAAAGAGCTTGCACTTACATGTGATGAATGTGGCAAATCGTTTGCAGAGAAAATCACTCTGAAAAGACACAAAACTATTCACACAG GAGAGAAGCCATTCTGTTGTAAGGTTTGTGGCATGGCATTCCGTGACCCCAGCACCATGAGAAAACATGTGAAGCGTCACAGCTCCGAGCGGCCATTTTCCTGTGAGACTTGCGGGAAGATGTTTGCCAGTACGTACGACATGAGAAAACATGCCAGGATTCACCTCAATGATGAAGAGAGGCCATACAAGTGTGAG GTATGCGGTAAAGCCTTCTATCTGATAGCGGCCATGAAGACTCACATGAGGACCCACACTGGGGAGAGAATCTTCAAGTGTGATGTCTGTGGTCGGGCTTTCTGTGACTCGCGGAACCTGTGGGCCCACAAGAAGATCCACACGGATGAGCGGGACCACCGGTGCGATGAGTGCGGGGTTGCATTCAGATGGAGCTGTAACCTAGTCCGCCACATGAAGACGGTTCATGATGGCATGAAGGAGTTTATCTGTAGCCAGTGTGGGAAAGGATTTGGACAGAAGGGAGCACTGACTGTGCATCTCAGAATTCACAGTGGCGAGCGGCCATTTTCTTGTGAAGAATGCGGGAAAAGTTTCACGGACAAAAGCTCTCTTTACCATCATCTTGAGACTCATCAAAAAGTTAAGCCCTTTCCTTGCGAGGTATGTGGAAGGAGATTCGGCCGGGGCTATGTGCTGAAGCGCCACATGAACCGCCATGTTAGAAAGATGGTTAGTCGTGTTATGAACTCCAATGAAAATCACACTGAAATATTGATCCAAGACTCGGAGCCTGACCTTAACTTACTGGCAGGGGCCGAGGAAATGAGTGATGTGAATGACGATGAAGAAAACGATGAATATGATGAATATGTAGGAGACGAGGAAGACCAGGCACAAAATAATTTGTCTTCAGCGGAAAACAGTTTGAATGAATCCGAAAGTTCAGTTGAGGCCATGACCAGCTAG